A genomic window from Bradyrhizobium lupini includes:
- a CDS encoding aminopeptidase, which yields MTDQRITSTPIDPVKLDRLAEVAVKVGLGLRPGQDLLLTAPAIALPLVRRIAVHAYKAGAGIVTPILSDEEMTLARYRHGHDDSFDRAANWLYEGMAKAFSNNTARLAIVGDNPMLLSGEDASKVARASKANSMAYQPALEKIVNFDTNWNIIAYPSPSWAKQVFPNDPEEVAIGKLADAIFAASRVDRDDAPANWASHNAVLRERTNWLNGQRFRALQYSGPGTDLTIGLADGHEWEGGASLSKNGISCNANIPTEEVFTTPHCRRVYGHVVSSKPLSYQGTLIDNIAVRFEDGRIVDAKASRGEEVLNKVLDTDEGARRLGEVALVPHSSPISQSGLLFYNTLFDENAASHIALGQCYSKCFVNGAQLTPQQIAAQGGNQSLIHIDWMIGSAETDIDGILADGSKVPVFRKGEWAK from the coding sequence ATGACTGATCAACGCATCACCTCCACTCCCATCGATCCCGTGAAGCTCGACCGGCTGGCCGAGGTGGCGGTGAAGGTGGGCCTGGGCTTGCGGCCGGGCCAGGATCTGCTCTTGACGGCACCTGCGATCGCGTTGCCGCTGGTGCGGCGGATTGCCGTGCATGCCTACAAGGCCGGCGCCGGCATCGTGACGCCCATTCTCTCCGACGAAGAGATGACGCTGGCGCGCTACCGCCACGGCCACGACGACAGCTTCGATCGCGCCGCCAACTGGCTCTACGAGGGCATGGCCAAGGCGTTCTCCAACAACACCGCCCGTCTCGCCATCGTCGGCGACAATCCGATGCTGCTGTCGGGCGAAGATGCTTCCAAGGTCGCGCGCGCCAGCAAGGCCAATTCCATGGCCTATCAGCCGGCGCTGGAAAAGATCGTCAATTTCGATACCAACTGGAACATCATTGCGTATCCAAGCCCATCCTGGGCAAAGCAAGTCTTTCCGAACGATCCTGAAGAGGTCGCGATCGGCAAGCTCGCGGACGCGATCTTCGCGGCGTCCCGCGTCGATCGCGACGACGCGCCGGCCAATTGGGCGAGCCACAATGCGGTGCTGCGCGAGCGCACCAACTGGCTCAACGGCCAGCGTTTCCGCGCGCTCCAGTACTCGGGACCGGGCACTGACCTCACCATCGGGCTCGCCGACGGCCATGAATGGGAAGGCGGCGCTTCGCTCTCCAAGAACGGCATCAGCTGCAACGCCAATATCCCAACCGAAGAGGTCTTCACCACGCCGCATTGCCGGCGCGTCTACGGCCATGTCGTGAGCTCGAAGCCGCTGTCCTACCAGGGCACGCTGATCGACAACATCGCGGTGCGTTTCGAGGACGGCAGGATCGTCGACGCGAAGGCTTCGCGCGGCGAGGAGGTACTGAACAAGGTGCTCGATACCGACGAGGGCGCGCGCCGTCTCGGCGAGGTGGCCCTGGTGCCGCATTCCTCGCCGATCTCGCAGAGCGGACTGTTGTTCTACAACACGCTGTTCGATGAGAACGCGGCCTCGCACATCGCGCTTGGCCAGTGCTACTCGAAGTGCTTCGTCAACGGCGCGCAGCTCACGCCGCAGCAGATCGCCGCGCAAGGCGGCAACCAGAGCCTGATCCATATCGACTGGATGATCGGCTCGGCCGAGACCGACATCGACGGCATTCTCGCCGACGGCAGCAAAGTGCCGGTGTTTCGCAAGGGCGAATGGGCGAAGTAA
- a CDS encoding adenylosuccinate lyase family protein: protein MPAFHASTTVLDSMLFRDAFGTPQMREVFSDIATVARYAEVEVALAKAEARCGVIPQDAADQIAARTDVAALDFDLLRQETDVVGYPILPLVHQMVKQCGDAGRYVHWGATTQDIMDTAVVLQLRAGLEIVERDIAGLRTILADLSKRFRDTPMAGRTHLQQALPVTFGYKTAIWLAMFDRHAERISELKPRVLVGQFAGAAGTLASLGDKGFEVQEALCAELRLGVPASTWHVARDGFAEAVNFLALVTGSLGKIALDIMIMASTEFAEVYEPFVKGRGASSTMPQKRNPISSELMLAASKAVRQHAGLMLDAMVQDFERATGPWHAEWMAIPESFVLTAGALHQAKFALAGLIVDESKMNENLAVSRGLIVAEAVMMGLAPQIGRQEAHDVVYDACRLANEKGLTLADALSSDARVSVRIDRATIEALTSPKNYLGLAPAMVDRVLKSATR, encoded by the coding sequence ATGCCCGCTTTTCATGCCTCGACCACCGTGCTCGATTCCATGCTGTTCCGCGATGCCTTCGGCACGCCGCAGATGCGGGAGGTGTTTTCCGATATCGCGACGGTCGCGCGCTATGCCGAGGTCGAGGTGGCACTGGCGAAGGCGGAAGCGAGATGCGGAGTGATTCCGCAGGACGCGGCCGATCAGATCGCCGCGCGGACCGATGTTGCCGCGCTGGATTTCGACCTGTTGCGGCAGGAGACCGATGTCGTCGGCTATCCGATCCTGCCGCTGGTGCATCAGATGGTGAAGCAATGCGGCGATGCCGGCCGCTACGTGCATTGGGGTGCGACCACGCAGGACATCATGGACACCGCCGTGGTGTTGCAACTGCGCGCAGGGCTTGAGATCGTCGAACGGGACATCGCGGGCTTGCGCACAATTCTTGCCGACCTCTCGAAGCGCTTCCGCGACACGCCGATGGCGGGCCGCACCCATCTCCAGCAGGCGCTGCCGGTCACCTTCGGCTACAAGACCGCGATCTGGCTCGCGATGTTCGACCGCCACGCCGAGCGGATCAGTGAGTTGAAGCCGCGCGTCCTGGTCGGTCAGTTCGCCGGCGCCGCCGGCACGCTGGCCTCGCTCGGCGACAAGGGGTTCGAGGTGCAGGAAGCGCTCTGCGCCGAACTGAGGCTCGGCGTCCCCGCTTCGACCTGGCACGTCGCACGCGACGGTTTTGCCGAGGCCGTGAATTTCCTGGCGCTGGTCACCGGCTCGCTCGGCAAGATCGCGCTCGACATCATGATCATGGCGTCGACCGAATTCGCCGAGGTCTATGAGCCCTTTGTCAAGGGACGCGGCGCTTCCTCGACCATGCCGCAGAAGCGCAACCCGATCTCCTCGGAACTGATGCTCGCGGCGTCCAAGGCGGTGCGCCAGCATGCCGGCCTCATGCTGGATGCCATGGTGCAGGATTTCGAGCGCGCCACCGGGCCTTGGCACGCCGAATGGATGGCGATCCCCGAGAGCTTCGTGCTGACCGCCGGCGCGTTGCACCAGGCGAAATTCGCGCTCGCCGGCCTCATCGTGGATGAAAGCAAGATGAACGAGAATCTCGCCGTCAGCCGCGGTCTGATCGTGGCCGAAGCCGTCATGATGGGGCTTGCGCCGCAGATCGGACGGCAGGAGGCCCATGACGTGGTCTATGATGCCTGCCGGCTCGCCAATGAGAAAGGTCTTACGCTGGCGGACGCGCTGTCTTCCGACGCCCGCGTCTCTGTCAGAATCGACCGTGCCACGATCGAGGCGCTGACATCACCGAAAAATTACCTCGGCCTTGCTCCCGCCATGGTCGACCGGGTGCTGAAATCGGCAACGCGTTGA